One genomic window of Arcobacter lacus includes the following:
- a CDS encoding DegT/DnrJ/EryC1/StrS family aminotransferase: MKIDFANLQYQHELYKDEIENAILKVARNCNFIMGNEVQELEKSLEEFTGAKYAVSCSNGTDALLIAMMALDIKPGDEVITTPFTFIATAEMIAFLGAIPVFVDIDEKTYNINPDLIEEKITSKTKAIIPVSLYGQPADMDKVNQIAQKYNLKVIIDGAQSFGSTYDGITDSALADISTTSFFPAKPLGCYGDGGAVFTNDEEIANKMKSLRLHGQSKRYHHKYIGMGGRLDTIQAAVLNVKLKYYPKDLAKRAEVASKYTKALENKSGLVLPFVDKKAISAWAQYSIRVKNRDEVQNRLKEAGIPTAVHYPMPLHLQECFKYLGYKKGDFPISEIVSEEIMSLPMNPYVTDEEIAYIVKNL, encoded by the coding sequence ATGAAGATAGATTTTGCAAACTTACAATATCAACATGAATTATACAAAGATGAAATAGAAAATGCTATTTTAAAAGTGGCAAGAAATTGCAACTTTATCATGGGAAATGAAGTACAAGAACTTGAAAAAAGTCTTGAAGAATTTACTGGTGCAAAATACGCTGTATCTTGTAGTAATGGAACAGATGCATTACTTATTGCTATGATGGCACTTGATATAAAACCAGGTGATGAAGTGATAACTACGCCTTTTACTTTTATAGCAACGGCTGAAATGATAGCATTTTTAGGTGCAATTCCTGTATTTGTAGATATTGATGAAAAAACTTATAATATTAATCCTGATTTAATAGAAGAAAAAATCACTTCAAAAACAAAAGCTATCATTCCTGTATCACTTTATGGACAACCTGCTGATATGGATAAAGTAAACCAAATAGCCCAAAAGTATAACTTAAAAGTAATTATAGATGGTGCACAAAGTTTTGGTTCTACTTATGATGGCATTACAGATTCTGCACTTGCTGATATTTCAACAACTTCATTTTTCCCTGCAAAACCATTAGGTTGTTATGGTGATGGAGGAGCTGTTTTCACAAATGATGAAGAAATAGCAAATAAAATGAAAAGTTTACGACTTCATGGTCAATCAAAAAGATATCATCATAAATATATTGGTATGGGTGGAAGACTCGATACTATACAAGCAGCTGTGCTTAATGTAAAACTAAAATATTATCCAAAAGACTTGGCAAAAAGAGCTGAAGTAGCTTCTAAATATACAAAAGCTTTAGAAAATAAATCAGGATTAGTACTTCCTTTTGTGGATAAAAAAGCAATATCAGCTTGGGCTCAATACTCAATAAGAGTAAAAAATAGAGATGAAGTTCAAAATAGATTAAAAGAAGCTGGAATTCCAACAGCAGTTCACTATCCAATGCCACTTCATCTTCAAGAGTGTTTTAAATATCTTGGATATAAAAAAGGTGATTTTCCTATTTCTGAGATAGTATCAGAGGAAATTATGAGTTTACCTATGAATCCTTATGTAACAGATGAAGAAATTGCATATATCGTAAAGAATTTATAA
- a CDS encoding acyltransferase — protein MASFFAHESCYVDENVTIGENTKIWHFSHILSGSNIGNNCSFGQNCVVGPKVNIGNGVKVQNNISIYEGVEVEDDVFLGPSMVFTNVINPRAFIVRREEFKKTVLKKGCSIGANATVVCGVTIGEFALIGSGAVVNKDVKPYALMVGVPAKQIGWVSKAGNTLKFDEYDEAVDTFDNSKYKIQNNNLILIEE, from the coding sequence ATGGCTTCTTTTTTTGCACATGAATCTTGCTATGTTGATGAAAATGTAACTATAGGTGAAAATACGAAAATCTGGCATTTTTCGCATATTTTAAGTGGTTCAAATATTGGGAATAATTGTTCATTTGGGCAGAATTGTGTAGTTGGACCAAAAGTAAATATAGGAAATGGTGTAAAGGTTCAAAATAATATTTCTATTTATGAAGGTGTTGAAGTAGAAGATGATGTTTTTCTTGGCCCTTCTATGGTATTTACAAATGTTATAAATCCAAGAGCTTTTATAGTTCGACGTGAAGAATTCAAAAAAACAGTTCTTAAAAAAGGCTGTAGCATTGGAGCAAATGCTACTGTTGTTTGTGGTGTAACTATTGGAGAATTTGCATTAATTGGTTCAGGAGCTGTTGTAAATAAGGATGTAAAACCGTATGCACTTATGGTTGGAGTTCCTGCAAAGCAAATTGGATGGGTATCAAAAGCTGGAAATACACTGAAATTTGATGAATATGATGAAGCAGTTGATACTTTTGATAATAGTAAATATAAAATCCAAAATAATAATTTAATTTTAATAGAAGAGTAA
- a CDS encoding Gfo/Idh/MocA family protein, producing the protein MPNKKNFALIGASGYIAPRHMKAIKDTGNELVAALDPYDGIGIMDSNFPEASFFTEFERFDRFVDKWHRDGNKKIEYMAITTPNYLHDSHIRFALKSGAHAICEKPLVLNPHNIDQLEIIEKETGKKVYNILQLRLHDSIIALKEKISKELEKNPNKIYDIDLTYLTSRGKWYFVSWKGDESKSGGIASNIGVHFFDMLSWIFGPIEENLVHLKQADANAGYMKLKNANVRWFLSVNYDYIPDEIKATGKRTFRSITVDGEEFEFSDGFTDLHTKSYQHILNGEGFGLKEARNSINIVSEIRKLNPIGLVGDYHPFCKKILG; encoded by the coding sequence ATGCCAAATAAAAAAAATTTTGCACTTATTGGGGCAAGTGGTTATATTGCACCAAGACATATGAAAGCTATTAAAGATACAGGTAATGAACTTGTAGCAGCACTTGATCCTTATGATGGTATTGGTATTATGGATAGTAATTTTCCAGAAGCTTCTTTTTTTACAGAATTTGAAAGATTTGACAGATTTGTTGATAAATGGCATAGAGATGGAAATAAAAAAATAGAATATATGGCTATTACTACTCCAAATTACTTGCATGATAGTCATATAAGATTTGCATTAAAAAGTGGAGCTCATGCAATTTGCGAAAAACCTTTAGTTTTAAATCCTCATAATATAGATCAGCTTGAAATAATTGAAAAAGAGACTGGCAAAAAAGTTTATAATATATTGCAGTTAAGACTTCATGACTCTATAATTGCATTAAAAGAAAAAATTTCTAAAGAGTTAGAAAAAAATCCAAATAAAATATATGATATTGATTTGACATATTTAACAAGCCGTGGAAAATGGTATTTTGTATCGTGGAAAGGTGATGAATCAAAATCTGGTGGAATAGCTTCAAATATTGGAGTTCATTTTTTTGATATGTTATCTTGGATATTTGGTCCAATAGAAGAAAATCTTGTTCATTTAAAACAAGCAGATGCAAATGCTGGTTATATGAAACTAAAAAATGCTAATGTTAGATGGTTTTTATCAGTGAATTATGATTATATTCCAGATGAAATAAAAGCTACAGGAAAAAGAACATTTAGAAGTATAACAGTTGATGGTGAGGAGTTTGAATTTAGTGATGGTTTTACTGATTTACATACAAAAAGTTACCAACATATATTAAATGGTGAAGGTTTTGGATTAAAAGAAGCTAGAAATTCAATCAATATAGTTTCTGAAATAAGAAAACTTAATCCTATTGGACTAGTAGGAGACTATCATCCTTTTTGTAAAAAAATATTAGGTTAA
- the tviB gene encoding Vi polysaccharide biosynthesis UDP-N-acetylglucosamine C-6 dehydrogenase TviB — translation MSKICVIGLGYVGLPLAHAFSSKYEVVGFDISKWRIDELSSGYDRTLELTENQVKEAIKNGMKFSLDINDIKECNIYIVTVPTPIDKNKRPDLTPLIKASETVGKVLKKDDIVIYESTVYPGATEEDCVPVLEKFSNLKFNVDFFCGYSPERINPGDKEHTVTKILKVTSGSTPEIGKKVNELYASIITAGTHLAPTIKVAEAAKVIENSQRDINIAFVNELAIIFNKLGINTNDVLAAAGTKWNFLPFRPGLVGGHCIGVDPYYLTHKAQSIGYNPEIILAGRRLNDNMGIYVANQVIKLMIKKGHKIEGSNVLVLGITFKENCPDIRNSRVIDVIEELQEFGCNIDIYDPWADAKEVEHEYNLKLIKELNIAKYEAIVLAVAHNEFKELKLKTDNNVVFDIKSILDETDGRL, via the coding sequence AGCTCATGCTTTTAGTAGTAAATATGAAGTAGTAGGTTTTGATATATCAAAATGGAGAATAGATGAACTTTCAAGTGGATATGATAGAACATTAGAACTAACAGAAAATCAAGTAAAAGAAGCAATAAAAAATGGTATGAAATTTTCATTAGATATAAATGATATAAAAGAGTGTAATATTTATATTGTAACCGTTCCAACGCCAATAGACAAAAACAAAAGACCTGACTTAACTCCTTTAATAAAAGCTAGCGAAACAGTAGGAAAAGTTCTTAAAAAAGATGATATAGTTATTTATGAATCAACAGTTTATCCAGGTGCAACAGAAGAAGACTGTGTTCCTGTGCTTGAGAAATTCTCAAATTTAAAATTTAATGTTGATTTCTTCTGTGGATATAGCCCAGAAAGAATCAATCCAGGGGATAAAGAGCATACTGTTACTAAAATACTTAAAGTAACTTCAGGAAGTACTCCTGAAATTGGTAAAAAAGTAAATGAATTATATGCAAGTATCATAACAGCTGGTACTCATCTAGCACCTACAATAAAAGTTGCAGAAGCTGCAAAAGTTATAGAAAACTCTCAAAGAGATATAAATATAGCTTTTGTAAATGAACTAGCAATTATTTTTAATAAACTTGGTATCAATACAAATGATGTTTTAGCAGCAGCTGGAACTAAATGGAATTTTTTGCCATTTAGACCGGGATTAGTTGGAGGACATTGTATCGGTGTAGATCCATACTATCTTACTCATAAAGCTCAAAGTATAGGTTATAACCCTGAAATCATACTAGCAGGAAGAAGACTAAATGATAATATGGGAATCTATGTAGCTAATCAAGTAATAAAATTAATGATAAAAAAAGGTCATAAAATAGAAGGTTCAAATGTTCTAGTACTTGGAATTACTTTTAAAGAAAATTGTCCAGATATAAGAAATAGTAGAGTAATAGATGTAATAGAAGAACTACAAGAGTTTGGATGTAATATAGATATTTATGATCCATGGGCAGATGCAAAAGAAGTGGAACATGAATATAATTTAAAACTAATAAAAGAGTTAAATATAGCTAAATATGAAGCGATAGTTTTAGCTGTAGCTCACAATGAATTTAAAGAATTAAAACTTAAAACAGATAATAATGTAGTATTTGATATTAAATCTATTTTAGATGAAACAGATGGGAGATTATAA